Below is a window of Vibrio gazogenes DNA.
ACGAAGGTATCGTGAAACTCATCGAGGGAGACTGGAAACAGGCCGAAAAGAAAGTCACCCGACTGGCAAAAAATCACGATATGCCACTTCTGTGTTATCTCATTGCATCTGAAGCAGCGCTCGAACAAGGCAACCAAGAAAAACGGGATCACTACCTGTCTCTTGCCGCTAAACAAGAGAATTCAACGCTCGCCGTCAAACTCACCAAGGCAAGACAGTTCACCAAAGAGCAACGTTATCAGGATGCACTCAACGTGTTGAGTGACGTCGCTATCCAACATCCGGACAACCCTGTGGTCGTCAGCCTGCTGAAAACGACATATCACCATCTCCGCCAATGGCAACCACTACTCGGTCTGATGCCGCAACTCAGAAAACTCAAACTGGCCGGAGAAGAGGAAATCATCCGTCTGGAAATCGAATCCCGCAGCCATCTCATGGAACAAGCCGCAGCGATCCGAGGAAAAGAGACACTGACCGAATACTGGAAAGATCTGCCCAAGCGCCTGAAAAACACGCCGGAACTCATGGTGTGCTATGTGCAGTTACTTTTGAAACATCAAGGTGATGAAGAAGCATTTTCGCTCCTGAAAGAGCATATCAAGAAGCATCCGAATTCAAACAGTTATCCACTACTGCCTGAAATCAATCTCGAGAGTCGCCAGCCGATAATCAAACTGCTGCAAAATGTGATTCGTAAAGACGAGCAACATGCCGAAGCGCACAGCGCATTAGGGCAGCTCTATTTTCAGGAGAAAAAGTTACCATTGGCACAAGGGCATCTGGAAAAAGCACTACAAATCAGAAACAGCATCTCAGACTATCAACTGCTTGCCCAAGTTCTGGAACAGCAAGATATGTCTCAGGCAGCCCATCATGTCAGTAAAAAAGCGCTATCACTGATTGAGCCGACTTCTTAACCATATTGGCAGTTCTAGCGAAGCCAATAACAAAAAAGCCAGCTTCTGTTCCGCTGGCTTTTTTTGTACTGTAATATCAGCGGTACCGGGGTATCAGCACCGAGAGCAGTGTGACGCAGACACCACCGCAACACGACATGAAATCATATCACCCGGGAAAACTGCTGCTGTCTTGCTCTTTCTCGCAGATAACGGTCAAAGCACATACAAATATTACGAATCAACAGACGACCTTTAGGCGTCACCGTCAACTGCTTATCACTGACTAAAACCAACCCGTCTGCGATGAAATGTTCCAGTAGTGCTAAATCTGATTGGAAATACCGATCAAAATCGAGTTGATGAGCACGCTCGATCTGAGTTTTATCGAGAGTAAAGTTACACATCAATTGCTTAATCACATCCCGCCGGGCCATATCGTCTTTATCCAATGCGACCCCTTTCCATAACGCATGGCGCTGATGTTCCACTTGCTGATAGTATTTCTTCAACTCTTTCTGGTTCTGAGCATAAGCATCACCCACCATCGATATCGCTGACACCCCAAAACCGATCAGATCACAATCACCATAAGTGGTGTACCCCTGAAAATTACGATGGAGGCAACCTTCTCTTTGCGCAATCGCAAGATCATCATCAGGCAATGCAAAATGATCCATGCCGATAAACTGATAGCCCGCATCCGTCAACGTACCAATGGTCATCTGCAAAATGTCCATCTTCTCTTGCGCTGTCGGCAGAAAATCTTCTTTAATCTTCCGCTGTGCAGCAAACAATTGCGGCATATGCGCGTAATTGAAAATAGATAACCGGCCCGGTTTCATTTCCAGCACCCGGTTTAACGTCCGTGCAAATGAACTCGGTGTCTGCTTGGGCAAACCATAAATCAGGTCAAGGTTGGTCGAACGGAACCCCAATTCCCGGGCACGCTCTGCCAAAGCGAAGATGAATGTCTCATCCTGAATCCGATTGATGAGTAGCTGAACTTCTTTATTGAAATCCTGAACCCCGATACTTAAGCGGTTAAAACCTTCTTGATAAAGATGGTCCAAGATATCCAGTTCTATCTCGCGCGGATCGACTTCAATACTGATTTCAGCCTCAGGCTCAAAATCAAATTCCTGCCTGATCAGTGTCATCAAACGCGTGATTTGGGGAGCGGTCAGAAATGTCGGCGTACCGCCACCGAAATGAAGCTGAACCACACGACGACTAGCTAACAGCGAGGCACGCTGACGAATCTCAAGCTCCAGCATATCCAAATACTCATCCGCTTTATGAGAATGACGCGTGACCACCTTGTTACAACCGCAGTAGTAACAAAGCTTATGACAAAAAGGAATGTGGACATAAAGAGAAAGCGGACGCTCCGGATACTTGGCACAAGCCATATCAAAGTCCGCAATCGTAAATGCTTCATGGAATTCAACGGCTGTCGGATAGGAGGTATAGCGGGGTCCGGAGTAATTATATTTATCCAACATTGCCTGATCCCAGACAACCTGCTGACGAGATACCTGCTGAAACATATTTATCTTTCCGAATGGGGCGATGAATCTCTATTTTGCCACACTGCGATACTGACAACTCGGGCAGCAAAATAGAAATCCATGATTATTGTGTGAAAGTGCTACAGAGATCACCGAATGAACCGCTGTAAGACCGGAGATTTAAACCATCTGAACCTGAATCTGTTGGTTTAATGGCTGAATCATACCCTTCAGCGTGGTCAGCTCTCGGACAATATCATCTTCCAGCCGACTCTCAGCCTTCATCCGCTCCAGATTTTGCTGCATCCTTTCTTTTTTAGGCATCTCTTGTCGCGACTCGCCACGAGGCATATCTTTAACGATATGATAAAGCTCTGAAATTGCCGGGAATTTTTTGTCAAAATCAA
It encodes the following:
- a CDS encoding heme biosynthesis HemY N-terminal domain-containing protein; the protein is MIRAIFLFAVLGIGLYVGTQYSGQQGYVLISIANKTIEMSVTTLILLVIALLAVLFGIEFLIKKALHISSSTWNWFGSRKLKQSRRDTNEGIVKLIEGDWKQAEKKVTRLAKNHDMPLLCYLIASEAALEQGNQEKRDHYLSLAAKQENSTLAVKLTKARQFTKEQRYQDALNVLSDVAIQHPDNPVVVSLLKTTYHHLRQWQPLLGLMPQLRKLKLAGEEEIIRLEIESRSHLMEQAAAIRGKETLTEYWKDLPKRLKNTPELMVCYVQLLLKHQGDEEAFSLLKEHIKKHPNSNSYPLLPEINLESRQPIIKLLQNVIRKDEQHAEAHSALGQLYFQEKKLPLAQGHLEKALQIRNSISDYQLLAQVLEQQDMSQAAHHVSKKALSLIEPTS
- the hemN gene encoding oxygen-independent coproporphyrinogen III oxidase; protein product: MFQQVSRQQVVWDQAMLDKYNYSGPRYTSYPTAVEFHEAFTIADFDMACAKYPERPLSLYVHIPFCHKLCYYCGCNKVVTRHSHKADEYLDMLELEIRQRASLLASRRVVQLHFGGGTPTFLTAPQITRLMTLIRQEFDFEPEAEISIEVDPREIELDILDHLYQEGFNRLSIGVQDFNKEVQLLINRIQDETFIFALAERARELGFRSTNLDLIYGLPKQTPSSFARTLNRVLEMKPGRLSIFNYAHMPQLFAAQRKIKEDFLPTAQEKMDILQMTIGTLTDAGYQFIGMDHFALPDDDLAIAQREGCLHRNFQGYTTYGDCDLIGFGVSAISMVGDAYAQNQKELKKYYQQVEHQRHALWKGVALDKDDMARRDVIKQLMCNFTLDKTQIERAHQLDFDRYFQSDLALLEHFIADGLVLVSDKQLTVTPKGRLLIRNICMCFDRYLRERARQQQFSRVI